The Alteribacter keqinensis DNA segment TTATTCAGGAGTACATCCTCCTTAGTTTTGTCTAATTCCAGAAGCTTTGTATTAATTTGTTCTACATGAATCACCTTTTCCAATGCATCTTTGTATGTAGAGGGAGCTTTTATTATCGTGGTGGGATTGCTGATGGTAATAAAATAGCGGAGGGGGATTGAAGGATAATGATGTTGACGGAGCCAGAAATTGAGGTGTTGCATCTGACGTTTTACCTGAGTTATAGGGTCTTTAATGCCTTTTTGCTTACCTTCTTTTGTCTGAATCAGCTCATTGAATTCCGGCTTAAATTCTATCGTGCCGGCATAGTTTTTTGCTTCAATTATGGTTATGAATTTTGGCGTAATGAAAAGGGTATCCACCTGAAAGTGTCGTTCCAGCTGGCCGGTCAGTCGCAAGTCCTGTAAAACAACACAATCAGTCTCATTAATAATGTAGTCCAGTTGATAATCGAGGGCTTTTTCACCTCGATATCCCGACTTTTTCAATGAGTGATCTTCGCTGACTTTGGCCAACTGTTTGTGAAAATGAGGTAGCCTTCTTTTCAATGCAGTCAGCTTTAAAAGCCAGACAGACTGCTTGCGATGTTTGAGTATCATACGGGGAATCACTCCTTAATGTGGATTGGGTATAATACTAGATTAGCAAATAATAAATGTAGGATTTCGAGTCGAAATGGCCGTTTTTGAGGTTTTGTGTAAAGTTATGCGGGCTTTCTGTAAAGTTATGACCGGCGATTATTAATTTATGCCTGTTTTTTGTTAAGATAACCAGATCCGCATCCAGTTCTCTGGAAACCCCCTCTATACACACCTATAAACCTTCTATAAAATGTGAAAGGAGGATGTGATTATACATGTTAAAAAAAATATGGATGAAGTCTACTGTTGCAGCCGTCACCACACTGCTGCTGGCTGTTGGAATGATTACGTTCTTACTTATTCCTCCCCATACCCAGCTGCTCGAGAGCTTCATCCTTCTTTTGTTCGTTTTATCCGCTGCCTTTATCGGAATCCTTCTTTTCGGACTCACCGTATCACTGCTGAGCGACATCGTTACAGGGAAGCTCGCCGGTGCGCCACGGGTCATCGCCTCCCTTCTCATACATACATTGGCCGGATACCTGGTTACGGCCACACTCGGCTTCATCGTTGCCACCGTCGTTGCAGTCGTTTTCTTTATCTGCGACGAAGTTATGAAGCTACTAATCAGAAAAGACATCGTTCATTTTTAGACCTGTTTACGCCCCCCTCTTCATGACGAAACTGTTTGTAGGACGTTTCCATGAACGGGGGCAAAACGATGCGCTTTTATCTCCTCACCGTTGTTGTGATCACCTCGCTGATTACCTCTTTCAGCATATTATACGAACTTGACCGGGCAACTGCCGGGATGGCTTCGATTTATAAAAACGAAGTGTCTTTCACCTTTCTTTTTGACCGGGAAAGTTCCTTCTACTACTCTTATTCGTTAACTTCCAACTTTGAAAGAAAACTCGTTCATTTCCTTGTTTACGGCGTTATCGCTCTGTTTCTGTCTGCGATTGTTCCGGTAAAAAGACGGTGGATTGCTGCGGTTATGGCGGTCATGACAACTTCCACGATCGGAATGGTTGATGAAATTCACCAGCATTTTCTCGCGGGCCGCTCGGGAAGAGTGCTGGATGTACTCATTAACAGTTTAGGCAGCTTTACCTTTGTGTGTTTTCAGGGACTGCTCACGAAAAAGCCCCCGAAAGACAGGAGTCTTCCGGAGGCTGAAAAGCATTAACGCTTTTTGTGGATAGCTATGGCCGTGACAAGGTCGTAGATGGCGAGGCCAACTGACTTGAAAACCGTTAATTTCTCTTTTTCAGAGGTGAAGCGTCTGCTGTTTTGAATCAGGTCTTCAAGAGTAAAGATGTGTCCATTTGTGATTCCAAGCTCCCTGGCCTGAATCAGTTCACCGCATTCCTTGAGGGCCATCAGGTTGTCTACGTACACATCGTTGACCTGCTTGAACACACAGTCAGGGATTTCCTGCATAAAAGGGCGGAAGGATCCACAGCCGACGATGTGCTTACCGGAGAGATCATCTTCACTCAGTTCAGGAAGAACAGGCGTTTTGCTGCTTGTAGCGGTAACGATGATCTCGGATTGCTTCATAAGGTCATGAGTTTCGGCGTAATCCACGTCTAATTCGGGAAACGCGCGGTTTACTTTTTCAGTAAAACGATCTACGCTTTCTTTTTTCCGGCTGTAAACGAGAACGCGCTTGATCGGGCGCACAGCACATGCGGCCTGGAGATGGCTGAAGGCCTGCACGCCTGATCCCACAATGCCGATGGTCGAGGCGGTGTCGCTGGCCAGGTACTTCATGCTGATTCCGCCGAGGGCCCCTGTGCGGAGGGCGGTGATTTCCTGAGCATCCATAAGAGCGAGGGGCTCAAGAGTTTCACGGTTGCACAGAAGCATCTGGGCGTGAATCGTATCCTTGCCAAGGGACGGGTTGTTCGGGGCAACGCCGACCATTTTTATACCATAATAATTTTCAAAGAAGGACGGCATCAACAGGATGGTGTTGTCACCGTCTCCTTCGTGCATCCGTTCCGGAATAACGACGCTTTCCTGGTTTCCGTTCAAATAGAAGTCTTCGATCGCTTCGATGACCTCGTGCATGGTAATGAGTTCGGTGATCTGGCTGTGATCGATCATGTGCATGGTAAAACCTCCGTTAAAACGATTTATCTTTATTATGGCAGAGATCACCTTCACACAGGAGGTGTTTTTTTAGGTTATGTGATGGTTTGATTGTTTAAAAAGTAAAAAGTGCATGCGATAGAAAAGGAATTCAATCAATAACCAAGCTTTATTCTGTCAATAATGGAATTTTTTCTGCCTAAAAAGCAGTTTATTCTATCGAAAATCCTATTTATTCTTTCAAAAGAAAAAAGTACTTGCGAGAGAGAAGATATTCTGTCAAAACCCATCTTTATTCTGTCGATAATGGTATTTTATCTGCCTAAAAAGCAGTTTATTCTATCAAAAATGCAATTTATTCTTTCAAAAGAAAAAAGTATTTGCGAGAGAGAAGATATTCTGTCAAAACCCATCTTTATTCTGTCAATAATGGAATTTTATGCCTAAAAAGCAGTTTATTCTATCGAAAATCCCGTTTATTCTGCCAATAGTAAATCGAGTACTCTAGAAGATACAATCAAATAGTCATCCATTTTTTAGATATTACGTCCGTTCCCACCATTGGGATATCTTCACTTTGAGCCAGGCCATACTCGTGCCGAACACTCCTCCAGCCGAATCGAGAATCACATCCTCCACGAGACCGGACCGTGACGGGATAAATGTCTGGCGGTATTCGTCGAGGGCGGCGTAGGCCACGACGAAGAGCATGGCCAAAACGAATGTGACGATCGTACGCCCGTTGAGTCGGTGGATTGCGAGAAACAGGAAGAATCCGAGCAGCCCGAATAGTGTAAAGTGAGCGGTTTTGCGAATTAGAAAAGTGAGGAAGCTTTCCACTCCCCTGGCCTCGATACTGACTACTGTGCCGGCATAGGTGAATTCGATTCTGTTTAATATGTTGACCAGCTGGTTGTAGGAGGTGTGATTTCTTATGACCTCTACGATGGCGTCACTTTTTAACAGGGCAAGAACGGCAAGCGCGAAGGCGAATAAAATGCCGGTATAGATAAGTGATTTGAGCCCTTTTTTAACCTGGGAATCGGTTGACCGGAATAAGCGGAAAAAGACTGCGGCTGTTAAAAGGCCGAGTATAGCGGCAGCTCCGAGGGCAAGGTAGGGCCTGGCTGCTGCTGCGGCCGCCCCCCGCTCAACCACGCGGTCAGCCTTGTCCATTACCCATATAATGCTGTCCTTCAAAAAACCCCGGTCCGTTATCCGGTCAACGACAGGGCTGATATCCTGCTGATCGGAGGATTGGGATGAAGCGGTGAAAATGATGGCCATTATAATAAAGATGGGTAGGATGTTAAAGAAGATGTACCTGCTTTTTTTCATGATGAACTCCTCGATTTTGATTATCCTATTATAACATTTGCAGGGTCTTACCATAATCATCTACAAATCTATGTATATAGAACTAGCTACATATATGACATCGTATTTATTTTTAGTTAAATACAGCTTAAACAAAGGATTTCAGGGTATCTATAGTCAATAATAGACCTATGATAATCATGAGTCATAAGATTGGCGCAGGTTTGTAGTCTATTCCGGTTATCTCTAGTGCTGGCCTACGTATGAAAAAGGATAGGAGGTTTTGATGATGAAAACAATGTGGCACGAATTCTCTGTTGACTATTATTTACACCTGTACAATCATTGCAGCGAGGATAATCACAAGAAACGAAGTGAACTCATTAAAAAAGCAGCTTTTCATCAAGACAAACTATTGAAGATTATGATGGCGAAACATACCGGTTCTGTTGATAAAAGTGAACAACCCAAAGTTGAATGCAATATGACTCGTTAAAGGTGCTGCAGAGGGTGACATCCTCTGTGGTTTTTTTGTGAGGCGAATCCTTATGCGTAGCTCTCCTCTTTTTCATCCTGAAATTCCAGCAGACCATCCACCACTTCTTCCGTATCTTCCAACCCCGGACCGATATCTGCTTCAAGGATGTAGTCAATAAATGCTTTGGGATTACTAAAGACCGGACACTCCTGGTTAAAACGTCCATGCCAAACCGACTGAGCGTTCGTTAATATGACGACAGGAGTTACCTTTATGGAGGTATGACCTTTTGATTTCAAAAGCCTCCGGAGTTGAGTTGCATGATATTGGGACTGGGCAGCAGGACTGTCCACGTATGTTTTCTTTTTTACTTTTCCTCGGCTAACTATTGGATACCAAAGCCACTTGTGCTTTGAGTAAGGATAAAACCTCCCGGTGATATTTTTCGTTTCAATGGCATAGACTGTACTTTTTCCAAAGAGGATATGGTCGATCTGAGTGCCTCGTCCGTTAGCAGTGGAAATGGTGAGATCATTTATAAGCAGATAGTCATCTGAAAGGTTTTTTGTAATATGTTCTGTTACACTCATTTCTCCTGCCATGCCTTTTCTTACGGCCTTAATTGAAGGATATTTCTCGTGAAGTCTGAACATACGTTTTTTAAAAGGGGATTTGATTTTTTCAACCCCAATTAAATAACCAATTCCCGCTCCAAGAAGTGTCCCGATTGGGAAAATAAAGATCAGAATAATCGTACCGGCTAAAGCTCCTATCCATATGGTTCTATGTATTTCGTGTTTACGGACTTCGAGACTTTTTTTCTGGGCAAACTGAATCGTCCGCACTTCCTTATCATACTGTTTCACCTGATCCTCTAAATCGGAAGAGGATTTTTTTACTGTAGCCACTTCAACACCGCCTTCCACTTTTATAAATTAGGTATATTATACCATTATCCGCTGGTGAGGAGGATTTATATGGAAACAACATTCATTAAAATTGCGGGGTGCCAGGTGACGGTTCCGCACATCGTTTCGATGGTGGAAAGAGACCTGCATGTGCGGACCATGACAGGCAGGACACGGGAAAAAGTTCGGGAAACTGAGGTGGATCTTGTTGTTTTTCCGGAGCTTTCTACGATCTCTTATTCCAAAGACACGTTTGCTCACTTGCAGGAACTTGCGGAGGAGCTTGACGGACCCTCGTTCAAGCGATTCTCCTGGCTGGCCAAAGAGCTTGGTGCGTTTGTCTGTTACGGCATGCCGCTGAAAGAAAACGGGAGAATTTTTATCGCACAGGTTGTGCTGGACAGTGGTGGTGACTATGTGGCCCATTACAACAAAATTCATCTCGCACAGTTTGGTTCGTCCCTTGAGAAGCAGTACTTTTCCCGGGGTGACCGGCTCGTTTCATTTACGATTGACGGGTTTTCGTTTGGGTTGATGATCTGCTACGACATGCGGTTTCCGGAGCTTACGAGAAAGTACGCATTGGAAAAAGAAGTTGACTGCCTCCTTCACCCGGTCGCCTTTTACAAGGACCAGTCCTACCCGAGCTGGCACCACTTCGTTCATACCAGAGCCCTAGAGAATCAGGTTTACATGCTCAGCCTGAACCAGGCCGGGGAAAAGTACGGAAGATCTGTCTTTTGCCCGCCGTGGGTTGATTACAACACCGAGGCGGCTATTTTTTCGGAGAATGAAGAAGTGAAGGTGTTTGAGCTGTCAAAAGAGGCAATTCGAAAGAGCCGGGACGAATACCGGCTGAGGGAGGATCGGTTTTTTTAAAGGTAAAGAGGGTTGTCCAAGGTTTTGGAGAACCCTCTTTTTAGTCCAATGGCACCGCTTCGATAATATAGCGGTCCGGTGCGGGGCCAATAAAGCTGAACGGATAGCACGTTGAAATGGTGAGGATTTCAGTGTCAATTGTGCTGTCTATGACGGTCCGGTCATCAGCGTCCACAATATAGGTATCTGTAATTTCATACCTGAATTCTCCGTAGGGAAGGACCACTTCCACTATATCTCCGAGCTCAAGCTTGCCGAGATTGCGAAACACACTGTCCCGGTGTCCCGATAACAACGTTTGTTTTCCTTCACCAGAAAGGGCGGTTGCCTGGTGATGGCCGACACCCCGGGCAAGCTCGTCTTCATGAGTCCCGTGAATGATGGGAAGGTCCTGGTCGAGCATCGAGAACGAGACCAATCCGATCGTATCTCCAACGGTAAAGTCTAAGCGCACCTTTTTTCCGCTCATGCTCTTTAGCAAACTTCTGTTCCAATTTTGCCAGTCTTGTCTGAAAAGGACGTAAAACTCTCTGCCTCCCATAAAAGTAACCGATGAATCCACCCAGACCAGCAAGTACGTTTACCAGAAAAAGAGTTGTGCCTCCTGCGAAACCACATAGGAAGTAACATTCCTTTTTACGATGGACAAGGCTCTTTTTCATAGCAAATTCCACCGTGCGCTTTTCTGTCTCATACAGTACCTGATCCTCAGAATAGGGACCAGAGTTGGACTGATAGTCCATCGCCTTCACCTCGATTACATATTAAGGAAATTAGCATAACAACATCAAGGGATTGTCGGTCATTCTCACTTTCACACATCCTATGTCGCAATTTGAATTGTTAAATAAACGTTTAATTAAACACCCGCAAGATGACATGAATATTCTTTAATCGACAGAACTTCCCTCAATCCATCAACACAAAAACCCGCCACTGCTCAAGTGACAGGCTTTTTCTATGATTCTTCACTCTACTTTTCTGCAGTGACTTCATGTGCTCTGTCTTTATAACACACACCGAAGAGTGCGAGAAACAATCCCAGCAGAAACATAAATCCTCCTGCACTAACCAATCCCGAATGATTATAAAAAATGTCTGTTAAAAAGATGATGGCAATCAACCCGGTAAACATCAATGATAAGGTTCCATAAACCCGGTGAACGTTCTCCCCCCGGAGCAATGTAACAAGCGGATACGCGAGTCCCACAAGCCCCGCCAGCGCATACGCCCCAAGTCCTAGAACCAGCAATACACACATGGATACAATCGATACAGCCAATCCCGCAGCCAGTGCCCGTTTCCCAATATTCATCTCCATGCCCCCTCTTATATGTGCACTTGTCTTATCCTATTCATCATTTCTAAAAACAAGTACAAGAAAAGGTGCCAGGCACTGTGTGAAATGATAAACACAGTGCCTGGCACCTAAAGAAGGCTGCGTTATGGTAAAATTTATAGTACGAACGTGAGAGGGGCGTGGGGCTGTTGAAGCGATTGGTACTTTTGGGATTGGCAGGCATCATCATTTTATCCGGCTGTGTGAGCACGGAAACAAATGATGCTGTCGACGAAAATGAGGAAACAGAAGCTGGACAAGAAGATGACGTAATAGTTGAAGAACCTGAAGATGAAGAAGATACCCCTGTTAATGAGCCCGAACCTGCAGAAGAAGAAGGCGACGGAGAAAATGAGCCGCCTGAAACTGACTCCAACCCTGAAGAAGATATCGTATCTGACGAGGAACAAGAAACGCTGCATGTACCGGAGGGGGCTGAACCTTACCTTTATGAAAATGACGAATTCGGTTTTTCGCTCGAATTTCCTGCAGCGTGGAGAGGTCTCATTTCGATTCAGCAAAGCGACGATGCACCTGATGCGGTGCGATCGTTCATCATCAATTACACACCAGATAACCAGTTCTCCCATTTCTTTTTCTCTATCGATGTCCTGCCGGGAGAGTATGGCGAGGAGTACCTCGAGGACACGCCGTGGGTGTATATAGCCTCCTCAGAAGAATACATATTTTCCTACAATATCGCTTCGGAGCCGAGTGATGACTTGCTAGAACCGGAGAACGAAGACAAACTGATTCAGCTTCAGACGATGATAAATGAAGAACTTCCCCATGTCATCGAGACGTTTGAAGTGAAATAAACATTATATAAAGCCGGCTCACCTCTGCGAAGGGCCGGCGTTTTTATTTGGAAACTTTGTCTGGCATGCTGCACTTTAGCTTTTGGATGAATAAATTGGATTTTTGATAGAATTAATGACATTTTTGATTGAATAAAATGCATTATCGATAGAATTTAATTGGTATTTGATAGAATTTATCTTCTCCCGCCACTCTTTTGAACCGGCGATATTGACAGAACTACAT contains these protein-coding regions:
- a CDS encoding nuclease-related domain-containing protein; protein product: MILKHRKQSVWLLKLTALKRRLPHFHKQLAKVSEDHSLKKSGYRGEKALDYQLDYIINETDCVVLQDLRLTGQLERHFQVDTLFITPKFITIIEAKNYAGTIEFKPEFNELIQTKEGKQKGIKDPITQVKRQMQHLNFWLRQHHYPSIPLRYFITISNPTTIIKAPSTYKDALEKVIHVEQINTKLLELDKTKEDVLLNNELMIK
- a CDS encoding VanZ family protein — translated: MRFYLLTVVVITSLITSFSILYELDRATAGMASIYKNEVSFTFLFDRESSFYYSYSLTSNFERKLVHFLVYGVIALFLSAIVPVKRRWIAAVMAVMTTSTIGMVDEIHQHFLAGRSGRVLDVLINSLGSFTFVCFQGLLTKKPPKDRSLPEAEKH
- a CDS encoding ornithine cyclodeaminase family protein, which produces MHMIDHSQITELITMHEVIEAIEDFYLNGNQESVVIPERMHEGDGDNTILLMPSFFENYYGIKMVGVAPNNPSLGKDTIHAQMLLCNRETLEPLALMDAQEITALRTGALGGISMKYLASDTASTIGIVGSGVQAFSHLQAACAVRPIKRVLVYSRKKESVDRFTEKVNRAFPELDVDYAETHDLMKQSEIIVTATSSKTPVLPELSEDDLSGKHIVGCGSFRPFMQEIPDCVFKQVNDVYVDNLMALKECGELIQARELGITNGHIFTLEDLIQNSRRFTSEKEKLTVFKSVGLAIYDLVTAIAIHKKR
- a CDS encoding VanZ family protein; this encodes MKKSRYIFFNILPIFIIMAIIFTASSQSSDQQDISPVVDRITDRGFLKDSIIWVMDKADRVVERGAAAAAARPYLALGAAAILGLLTAAVFFRLFRSTDSQVKKGLKSLIYTGILFAFALAVLALLKSDAIVEVIRNHTSYNQLVNILNRIEFTYAGTVVSIEARGVESFLTFLIRKTAHFTLFGLLGFFLFLAIHRLNGRTIVTFVLAMLFVVAYAALDEYRQTFIPSRSGLVEDVILDSAGGVFGTSMAWLKVKISQWWERT
- a CDS encoding nuclease-related domain-containing protein; protein product: MATVKKSSSDLEDQVKQYDKEVRTIQFAQKKSLEVRKHEIHRTIWIGALAGTIILIFIFPIGTLLGAGIGYLIGVEKIKSPFKKRMFRLHEKYPSIKAVRKGMAGEMSVTEHITKNLSDDYLLINDLTISTANGRGTQIDHILFGKSTVYAIETKNITGRFYPYSKHKWLWYPIVSRGKVKKKTYVDSPAAQSQYHATQLRRLLKSKGHTSIKVTPVVILTNAQSVWHGRFNQECPVFSNPKAFIDYILEADIGPGLEDTEEVVDGLLEFQDEKEESYA
- a CDS encoding carbon-nitrogen hydrolase family protein; translated protein: METTFIKIAGCQVTVPHIVSMVERDLHVRTMTGRTREKVRETEVDLVVFPELSTISYSKDTFAHLQELAEELDGPSFKRFSWLAKELGAFVCYGMPLKENGRIFIAQVVLDSGGDYVAHYNKIHLAQFGSSLEKQYFSRGDRLVSFTIDGFSFGLMICYDMRFPELTRKYALEKEVDCLLHPVAFYKDQSYPSWHHFVHTRALENQVYMLSLNQAGEKYGRSVFCPPWVDYNTEAAIFSENEEVKVFELSKEAIRKSRDEYRLREDRFF
- a CDS encoding class D sortase, which gives rise to MRLDFTVGDTIGLVSFSMLDQDLPIIHGTHEDELARGVGHHQATALSGEGKQTLLSGHRDSVFRNLGKLELGDIVEVVLPYGEFRYEITDTYIVDADDRTVIDSTIDTEILTISTCYPFSFIGPAPDRYIIEAVPLD